taaatgattattatgaCTACATGTAATATCTATCTgaacatataggtatttttcttcttatcgaATGAGCTGCAGGTTATAATCACCTCGCAAACTCTAGACATGGACTTATAACAACTATTGCTACATAGCATTTGGGCATGACATAATATCTTGAACATTTTGCCTGAATAATATAGGGGATAAATGAGAAATTAAAGTCCAAAATACAGCAATaggataatttattaaaaaaattaccaacactaattaaaataggtacttacacatAAATTTTAAATCAGTCGATTTTTATCACATTTAAATTGAATAGAAAAAGGTTTGCAAAGCACAGGTGGGGCACACAGAGAACGAGCGATCTTCAAGGTGTTGGAGACACTTGGTATTTACTTGGCTGTGCCGTTGGCGTCAGCCTGGGCGGTGCGCTGGCTGGCCGCGTCCTTGATCTCCTTCCTCACGGGCCCGGTCTGAGAGATCGGGACAGACCTCTCGTTCTTCGACGATGGAGGAGTTTTCGGAGCAATGATGGACAACACCCCATCAGAGGACAGCTTGGACTCAACAGTAGCAGGGTCGCAGTTCTCAGGCAGGATGTAACGCCTAGTAAACTGGCGGGAAATGTAGCCATGTTCATCCCTCTTCTCTTCATGTTTCCCTTCGACGATCACGTATCCGTCGGAAGTCTTCACGCTGATCTCTTCAGGAGCGAAATGCTGCACATCCAGGTTGACTTGAAACTTTTCCTTGTTTGACACGATGGTGGATCCGACGTCCCTGGCTGCTACGGCCATCTGTCTCCAGGGTCTGTAGTAATCCCGAGCCACCATAGGGGCGACGACAGCAGTCAGCAAGTCATCGGGAGAGATTCCTAGCCCGAACTCCTGGTCAGCGAGGCGGTGAGGAGCGGTTCCGAGCAAGAATGGTAGCAGAgacattgttattgttttagagTTTAGTTTAAGAGTataaacaaagttgtttttcaCCGAGTTGTTACACTGGGAATAACGTACTGTTACGCCGGCCGGCGAGTTTATATACTGAAAGCTTTGTCTGGCATCTAGTGCCGGGAGTGCGTTCTGCGCTTGTGTGCATAGCCCTACGTAACTTGATGTATGTGTCTGTGTGGGGTGGATATTGATCGGGCGGGAGCCAGACGTATTCCATTACATTCTAGACTTGACCCCTGAAACGGGACGGGTTATTGACTTACTACCGAATTCGCCATATCTAAAAAATTAATTGACTGAAAAAACTACAGTGGCTATAATGGTTGTGTTCCATGCTGAACCTCATCataactatgtatgtagatTGTTTAATTAAGGTTTGAATTAATCTTGAAAGTTCATAAACAGATTTAATGTTTTTACGTAAATCTCTCTAACATGTACTTATGTAGACctgtttatgtatgtatgtttgctaACTATTATGGTATATTTTCCATCTCATGAACATGGACATAGCAGTCTTAAACTTTAATATTCCATTCGCTAAAGGCCAATATTTGGTAAAATTAATGTCGTGTGAAACTTGAAATGCATTTGCTtagtaaataaaagttacatGTAGGTCTTGTCTATCATGACGAATTTTAGGGAAAATTAGGATTATTTGTTAGGTT
This genomic stretch from Helicoverpa armigera isolate CAAS_96S chromosome 26, ASM3070526v1, whole genome shotgun sequence harbors:
- the LOC110373915 gene encoding protein lethal(2)essential for life, with the translated sequence MSLLPFLLGTAPHRLADQEFGLGISPDDLLTAVVAPMVARDYYRPWRQMAVAARDVGSTIVSNKEKFQVNLDVQHFAPEEISVKTSDGYVIVEGKHEEKRDEHGYISRQFTRRYILPENCDPATVESKLSSDGVLSIIAPKTPPSSKNERSVPISQTGPVRKEIKDAASQRTAQADANGTAK